In Sardina pilchardus chromosome 10, fSarPil1.1, whole genome shotgun sequence, one genomic interval encodes:
- the cnot1 gene encoding CCR4-NOT transcription complex subunit 1 isoform X5 — MNLDSLSLALSQISYLVDNLTKKNYRASQQEIQHIVNRHGPEADRHLLRCLFSHVDFSGDGKSSGKDFHQTQFLIQECVCLITKPNFISTLCYAIDNPLHYQKSLKPSPHLFTQLSKVLKLTKVQEVIFGLALLNSSSSDLRGFAAQFVKQKLPDLLRSYVDADLGGNQEGGFQDIAIEVLHLLLSHLLFGQKGFSGVGQEQIDVFLKTLCRDFPQERCPVVLAPLLYPEKRDILMDRILPDSGELTKTMMESSLAEFMQEVGYGFCASVDECRNIILQYGVREVTASQVARVLGMMARTHSGLSDGIPLQSISTPGSGIWSDGKDKSDGSQAHTWNVEVLIDVVKEVNPNLNFKEVTYELDHPGFMIRDSKGLQIVVYGIQRGLGMEVFPVDLIYRPWKHAEGQLSFIQHSLMNPDVFCFADYPCHTVAIDILKAPPEDDNREIATWKSLDLVESLLRLSEVGQYDQVKQLFSFPIKHCPDMLVLALLQISTSWHTLRHELISTLMPIFLGNHPNSAIILHYAWHGQGQSPSIRQLIMHSMAEWYMRGEQYDQAKLSRILDVAQDLKSLSMLLNGTPFAFVIDLAALASRREYLKLDKWLTDKIREHGEPFIQACVTFLKRRCPSIMGGLAPDKDQPKSAQLPPETLATMLACLQSCAGNVSQELSETILTMAANCSNVMNKARQPPPGVMSKVRAPSTSSLDAISPVQTLEPLSMGSLSLGTPAAPHTPSMPGFPTTLGGSAFSNPQSPAKVFPPLTTQNPSATFGIGLSTQLPAPLGIGSTLGMPAVNSDPFGTRKGTPSLNPPTFQQTDLSQVWPEANQHFSKEIDDEANSYFQRIYNHPPHPTMSVDEVLEMLQRFKDSSIKREREVFNCMLRNLFEEYRFFPQYPDKELHITACLFGGIIEKGLVTYMALGLALRYVLEALRKPFGSKMYYFGIAALDRFKNRLKDYPQYCQHLASIAHFLQFPHHLQEYIEYGQQSRDPPVKMQGSITTPGSLALAQAQAQSQVPKAPQPGQASTLVTTATTTTTAAKTTTITRPTAVFKKDVPPSINTTNIDTLLVATDQTERIVEPPENVQEKIAFIFNNLSQSNMSQKVEELKETVKEEFMPWVSQYLVMKRVSIEPNFHSLYSNFLDTLKNPEFVKMVLNETYRNIKVLLTSDKAAANFSDRSLLKNLGHWLGMITLAKNKPILYQDLELKSLLLEAYVKGQQELLYVVPFVAKVLESSLRSVVFRPLNPWTMAIMNVLAELHQEHDLKLNLKFEIEVLCKNLSLDINDLKPGNLLKDKDTLKNLEEQLSAPKKETKPPEEMLPVVTTESLLFAPAPSAPATTTACTATGPPTPQFSYHDINVYALAGLAPHINININIPLLQAHPQLKQCVRQSIERAVQELVHPVVDRSIKIAMTTCEQIVRKDFALDSEESRMRVAAHHMMRNLTAGMAMITCREPLLMSIATNLKNSFAAALRAPTPQQREMMEEAAGRIAQDNCELACCFIQKTAVEKAGPEMDKRLATEFELRKHARQEGRRYCDPVVLTYQAERMPEQIRLKVGGVDPKQLAVYEEFARNVPGFLPSNDLSQPTGFLAQPMKQQAWATDDVAQIYDKCIADLEQHLHAIPPALAMNPQTQALRSLLEAVVLARNSRDGIAALGLLQKAVEGLLDATSGADPDLLLRYRECHLLVLKALQDGRAYGPQWCNKQITRCLIECRDEYKYNVEAVELLIRNHLVNMQQYDLHLAQSMENGLHYMAVAFAMQLVKLLLVDERSVSHITEADLFHTIETLMRTSAHSRANAPEGLPQLMDVVRSNYEAMIDRAHGGPNFMMHSGISQASEYDDPPGLREKAEYLLREWVNLYHSAAAGRDSTKAFSAFVGQMHQQGILKTDDLITRFFRLCTEMCVEISYRAQAEQQHNPAASAAIIRAKCYHNLDAFVRLIALLVKHSGEATNTVTKINLLNKVLGIVVGVLIQDHDVRQTEFQQLPYHRIFIMLLLELNAPEHVLETINFQTLTAFCNTFHILRPTKAPGFVYAWLELISHRIFIARMLAHTPQQKGWPMYAQLLIDLFKYLAPFLRNVELNKPMQILYKGTLRVLLVLLHDFPEFLCDYHYGFCDVIPPNCIQLRNLILSAFPRNMRLPDPFTPNLKVDMLSEINIAPRILTNFTGVMPSQFKKDLDSYLKTRSPVTFLSELRSNLQVSNEPGNRYNIQLINALVLYVGTQAIAHIHNKGSTPSMSTITHSAHMDIFQNLAVDLDTEGRYLFLNAIANQLRYPNSHTHYFSCTMLYLFAEANTEAIQEQITRVLLERLIVNRPHPWGLLITFIELIKNPAFKFWSHDFVHCAPEIEKLFQSVAQCCMGQKQAQQVMEGTGAS, encoded by the exons ATGAATCTTGACTCGCTCTCGCTGGCTTTGTCTCAAATCAGCTACCTGGTGGACAATTTAACTAAGAAAAACTACAGAGCCAGCCAGCAGGAAATACAACAT ATTGTGAATCGTCACGGCCCTGAGGCAGACAGGCATCTACTTCGCTGTCTCTTCTCGCACGTCGATTTCAGTGGCGATGGTAAAAGTAGTGGCAAAGACTTCCACCAG ACACAGTTTTTgatccaggagtgtgtgtgtctgatcacaAAGCCAAACTTTATTTCAACACTCTGTTACGCCATTGACAATCCCCTGCACTATCAGAAG AGCTTAAAACCATCACCCCATTTGTTTACTCAGTTGAGTAAAGTCCTCAAGCTTACAAAGGTTCAGGAG GTGATATTTGGCCTCGCTCTCCTTAACTCCAGCAGCTCAGACCTACGAGGCTTTG CTGCCCAGTTTGTGAAGCAGAAGCTTCCAGACCTCCTTCGCTCATACGTGGACGCCGACCTTGGGGGCAACCAAGAAGGTGGATTCCAGGACATAGCAATAGAGGTTCTGCACCTGCTTCTTTCCCATCTTCTGTTCGGGCAGAAGGGCTTTAGTGGGGTTGGACAAGAGCAAATCGACGTATTCCTCAAAACACTGTGCAGAG ATTTTCCGCAGGAGCGTTGTCCTGTGGTGCTCGCACCACTTCTGTACCCTGAGAAACGGGACATTCTCATGGATAGGATCTTGCCAGACTCTGGAGAGTTAACCAAGACCATGATGGAAAGTTCGCTTGCCGAGTTTATGCAGGAAGTTGGTTATGGCTTCTGTGCAAG TGTGGATGAATGCCGAAACATAATCCTGCAGTATGGCGTGAGGGAGGTCACTGCAAGCCAGGTGGCCAGAGTGCTGGGCATGATGGCCCGCACACACTCTGGTCTATCTGATGGGATTCCTCTACAG TCCATTTCCACGCCTGGTAGTGGCATATGGAGCGATGGGAAGGACAAGAGCGACGGCTCTCAGGCCCACACCTGGAATGTTGAAGTTCTAATAGATGTTGTCAAGGAAGTT AATCCTAATTTGAACTTCAAAGAGGTGACTTATGAGCTGGACCACCCTGGGTTTATGATCCGGGACAGCAAGGGATTGCAGATTGTAGTCTACGGGATTCAGAGGGGACTTGGCATGGAGGTCTTCCCTGTAGATCTCATTTATAGACCCTGGAAGCATGCAGAAGGGCAG TTGTCTTTCATCCAGCACTCCTTGATGAATCCTGATGTGTTCTGCTTTGCTGATTATCCCTGTCACACTGTCGCCATTGACATCTTGAAGGCTCCCCCTGAAGACGATAACCGGGAGATAGCTACCTG GAAGAGTCTGGACCTGGTGGAGAGTCTCCTGCGGCTGTCTGAGGTGGGCCAGTACGACCAGGTGAAGCAGCTGTTCAGCTTCCCCATCAAGCACTGCCCAGACATGCTGGTGCTGGCACTGCTGCAGATCAGCACGTCCTGGCACACGCTGCGCCACGAGCTCATCTCCACCCTCATGCCCATCTTCCTGGGGAACCATCCCAACTCTGCCATCATCCTGCACTACGCCTGGCATGGACAG GGCCAGTCCCCATCCATCCGCCAGCTCATCATGCACTCAATGGCAGAGTGGTATATGAGAGGGGAGCAGTACGACCAAGCCAAGCTCTCGCGCATATTAGACGTGGCTCAGGACTTAAAG TCTCTCTCCATGCTGCTAAATGGTACTCCATTTGCCTTTGTAATTGACCTTGCTGCACTTGCCTCTCGCCGTGAATACCTCAAACTTGACAAATGGCTGACCGATAAAATCCGAGAGCACGGG GAGCCCTTCATCCAAGCCTGCGTGACATTTCTAAAGAGACGCTGCCCCTCCATCATGGGCGGTCTAGCACCTGACAAGGACCAGCCCAAAAGTGCTCAGCTTCCTCCTGAAACACTGGCTACCATGTTAGCGTGTCTGCAGTCTTGTGCTGG GAATGTGTCCCAGGAGCTTTCGGAAACCATCCTGACCATGGCGGCTAACTGTAGTAATGTGATGAACAAAGCGCGCCAGCCACCGCCGGGAGTTATGTCAAAGGTCCGCGCTCCGAGCACCAGCAGTCTCGACGCCATCTCTCCAGTCCAG ACTCTGGAACCTCTTTCCATGGGCTCCCTGAGCCTGGGCACGCCGGCCGCCCCCCACACCCCGAGCATGCCAGGCTTCCCCACCACATTGGGGGGCTCTGCTTTCAGCAACCCACAGTCTCCAGCCAAGGTCTTTCCTCCTCTGACCACCCAAAACCCCAGTGCCACTTTTGGAATAGGTCTCTCCACACAACTTCCAG CTCCACTTGGTATTGGCTCTACACTTGGGATGCCAGCGGTCAACAGTGACCCATTTGGCACTAGGAAGGGCACCCCGAGTCTGAACCCACCCACCTTTCAGCAGA CTGACCTATCTCAGGTTTGGCCTGAGGCTAACCAGCACTTTAGTAAGGAAATTGATGATGAGGCCAACAGCTACTTCCAGCGCATCTATAACcatcccccacaccccaccatgTCTGTTGATGAG GTGCTGGAGATGCTGCAGAGGTTTAAGGACTCCAGTATCAAGCGCGAGCGTGAGGTGTTCAACTGTATGCTGAGGAACCTGTTTGAGGAGTATCGCTTCTTCCCCCAGTACCCAGACAAAGAGCTGCACATCACGGCTTGTCTGTTTGGGGGCATCATTGAGAAGGGCCTAGTCACATACATGGCTCTGGGGCTGGCACTGAGATATGTTCTTGAAGCCTTAAGAAAACCCTTTGGATCCAAAATGTATTACTTTGGGATTGCTGCACTAGATAGGTTTAAAAATAG GCTAAAGGATTATCCACAGTATTGTCAGCACTTGGCATCCATAGCTCATTTTCTCCAGTTCCCCCATCATTTACAAGAG TATATCGAGTATGGACAGCAGTCACGGGACCCCCCTGTGAAGATGCAGGGCTCCATCACCACACCAGGCAGTCTAGCGCTGGCCCAGGCTCAGGCCCAGTCCCAGGTCCCCAAAGCCCCCCAGCCTGGACAGGCCAGCACCCTGGTCACCaccgctaccaccaccaccaccgctgccaaaaccaccaccatcaccaggcCTACTGCTGTCTTTAAGAAAGATGTGCCA CCCTCTATAAATACGACCAACATTGACACACTGCTGGTGGCCACTGATCAAACAGAGAGGATTGTAGAGCCACCTGAGAATGTGCAAGAGAAAATTGCCTTCATCTTCAACAACCTCTCTCAGTCCAACATGTCCCAAAAG GTTGAGGAGCTAAAGGAGACCGTAAAGGAGGAGTTCATGCCTTGGGTATCTCAGTACCTAGTCATGAAGAGGGTCAGCATTGAGCCAAATTTCCACAGCTTGTATTCCAACTTCCTGGATACACTGAAGAACCCAGAGTTTGTGAAGATGGTTCTGAATGAGACTTACCGGAACATCAAG GTCCTTCTTACCTCTGACAAGGCAGCTGCTAACTTTTCTGATCGCTCCCTGCTGAAGAACTTGGGACACTGGCTGGGGATGATTACTCTTGCAAAAAACAAGCCCATCTTATATCAG GATTTGGAATTGAAATCCTTGCTGCTTGAGGCCTATGTCAAAGGCCAGCAGGAGTTGCTGTATGTGGTACCATTTGTTGCCAAAGTCCTCGAGTCCAGCCTCCGCAGTGTG GTCTTCAGGCCCCTGAATCCTTGGACAATGGCCATTATGAATGTACTGGCAGAGCTGCATCAGGAACACGACTTAAAG TTGAACCTGAAGTTTGAAATTGAGGTTCTGTGTAAGAACTTGTCACTGGACATCAACGACCTGAAGCCGGGGAACCTGCTGAAGGACAAGGACACACTGAAGAACCTGGAGGAGCAGCTGTCTGCACCAAAGAAGGAGACCAAGCCGCCCGAAGAGATGTTGCCTGTAGTCACTACAG AATCTCTTCTGTTTGCACCTGCTCCCTCAGCTCCAGCCACTACCACAGCCTGCACCGCTACCGGTCCCCCCACGCCTCAGTTTAGCTACCACGACATCAATGTGTATGCCCTAGCAGGGCTGGCCCcgcacatcaacatcaacatcaat ATCCCCCTGTTGCAGGCCCACCCTCAGCTGAAGCAGTGCGTGCGGCAGTCCATCGAGCGCGCCGTGCAGGAGCTGGTGCACCCCGTGGTGGACCGCTCCATCAAGATCGCCATGACCACCTGCGAGCAGATCGTCAGGAAGGACTTTGCGCTGGACTCGGAGGAGTCCCGCATGCGCGTGGCGGCCCATCACATGATGCGCAACCTGACCGCCGGCATGGCCATGATCACCTGCAGAGAGCCGCTCCTCATGAGCATCGCCACCAACCTCAAGAACAGCTTCGCTGCAGCACTTAGG GCTCCCACccctcagcagagagagatgatggaggaggCGGCCGGCCGCATTGCCCAGGACAACTGCGAGCTGGCGTGCTGCTTCATTCAGAAGACCGCCGTGGAGAAGGCCGGTCCTGAGATGGACAAGCGGCTGGCCACA GAGTTTGAGCTGAGGAAGCACGCCCGGCAGGAGGGCCGGCGCTACTGTGACCCCGTGGTGCTCACCTACCAGGCCGAGCGCATGCCAGAGCAGATCAGACTGAAG GTGGGTGGTGTGGACCCAAAGCAGCTGGCTGTTTATGAGGAGTTTGCCCGAAATGTCCCTGGCTTTCTCCCAAGCAATGATCTGTCTCAGCCCACAGGATTCCTGGCCCAGCCAATGAAG CAGCAGGCATGGGCCACTGATGACGTGGCTCAGATCTATGACAAGTGCATTGCCGATCTGGAGCAGCACCTGCATGCCATCCCCCCGGCCCTGGCCATGAACCCACAGACCCAGGCTCTGCGCAGCCTGCTGGAGGCCGTGGTGCTCGCACGCAACTCCCGCGACGGCATCGCCGCCCTGGGCCTGCTGCAGAAG gCTGTGGAGGGCTTGCTGGATGCCACCAGCGGTGCTGATCCAGACCTGCTCCTGCGCTACAGAGAATGCCACCTGCTGGTGCTCAAAGCACTCCAGGACGGACGGGCCTACGGCCCACAGTGGTGCAACAAGCAGATCACCAG GTGCCTGATTGAGTGCCGTGACGAGTACAAATACAATGTGGAGGCAGTGGAGCTGCTGATCAGAAATCACCTGGTGAACATGCAGCAGTATGACCTCCACCTGGCACAG TCCATGGAGAACGGGCTGCATTACATGGCCGTGGCATTTGCCATGCAGCTGGTCAAGCTGCTGCTCGTAGATGAGCGCAGTGTGAGCCACATCACGGAGGCCGACCTCTTCCACACCATCGAGACCCTGATGAGGACCAGCGCCCACTCCAGAGCTAATGCCCCAGAagg GCTGCCCCAGCTGATGGATGTGGTCCGCTCCAACTATGAAGCCATGATTGACCGCGCTCACGGCGGCCCCAACTTCATGATGCACTCTGGGATCTCCCAGGCATCTGAGTACGATGACCCTCCAGGCCTCCGCGAGAAGGCCGAGTACCTGCTGAGGGAGTGGGTCAACCTGTACCACTCTGCAGCCGCCGGCCGGGACAGTACCAAAGCCTTCTCGGCTTTCGTGGGCCAG ATGCACCAGCAGGGCATCCTCAAGACGGACGACTTGATCACGCGCTTCTTCCGTCTCTGCACGGAGATGTGTGTGGAGATCAGCTACCGGGCGCAGGCCGAGCAGCAGCACAACCCTGCGGCCAGCGCCGCCATCATCAGAGCCAAATGCTACCACAACCTGGACGCCTTTGTGCGCCTCATCGCCCTACTGGTCAAGCACTCTGGAGAGGCCACCAACACGGTCACCAAGATCAACCTGCTCAACAAA gtgctGGGCATTGTGGTGGGCGTTCTGATCCAGGACCACGACGTGAGACAGACTGAGTTCCAGCAGCTGCCTTACCACCGCATCTTCatcatgctgctgctggagctcaaCGCCCCGGAGCACGTGCTGGAGACCATCAACTTCCAGACCCTCACTGCCTTCTG CAATACCTTTCACATCTTGAGGCCTACAAAAGCCCCTGGCTTTGTCTACGCATGGCTGGAGCTGATTTCTCACAGAATCTTCATTGCCAGGATGCTAGCACACACCCCACAGCAGAAG GGTTGGCCTATGTATGCTCAGCTGCTCATTGATCTGTTCAAGTACTTAGCCCCCTTCCTGAGGAATGTCGAGCTCAACAAACCTATGCAAATCCTGTACAAG GGCACTCTCCGGGTGCTTCTGGTCCTGCTCCATGATTTCCCAGAATTCCTGTGTGACTACCATTATGGCTTCTGTGACGTCATCCCTCCCAACTGCATCCAGCTGCGAAACCTGATCCTGAGTGCCTTCCCCCGCAACATGAGACTTCCAGACCCCTTCACCCCCAATCTGAAG GTGGATATGTTGAGTGAAATTAACATTGCTCCACGCATCCTCACTAACTTTACTGGAGTGATGCCCTCCCAATTTAAGAAGGATCTCGACTCCTACCTGAAGACGCGCTCTCCTGTCACCTTCCTCTCTGAGCTGCGCAGCAACCTGCAG GTGTCCAATGAGCCCGGCAATCGCTACAATATTCAGCTGATCAATGCGCTGGTGTTGTACGTGGGCACTCAGGCCATCGCTCACATCCACAATAAGGGCAGCACCCCCTCTATGAGCACCATCACACACTCGGCACACATGGACATCTTCCAGAACCTTGCCGTGGACCTGGACACTGAGG GCCGCTATTTGTTCCTGAACGCAATAGCCAACCAGCTCCGCTACCCGAACAGCCACACACATTACTTCAGCTGCACCATGCTTTACTTGTTTGCTGAAGCTAACACAGAGGCCATTCAGGAGCAAATCACCAG AGTCCTGCTGGAGAGGCTGATTGTGAACAGGCCGCACCCATGGGGATTGCTCATCACCTTCATTGAGCTCATCAAGAACCCGGCCTTTAAGTTCTGGAGCCACGACTTTGTCCACTGCGCTCCGGAGATCGAGAA GTTGTTCCAGTCGGTGGCTCAGTGCTGTATGGGGCAGAAGCAGGCCCAGCAGGTGATGGAGGGCACGGGTGCCAGCTAG